The stretch of DNA GCGGCGTTTGTGTCCGACCTCGTTGTCTTTCTGTTTGACTCGCTCCTTGCTCAGGAGAGACAAGAGGGGCTGGCTGAACTCTAGTTGTACAATACAAGCAAAGTGAATCCAATGGTTTTCTCCCATGTTTAAGGCATAGTAAAGAAGTTTAATAACTTAACAATAAAGACAATGTAAATATGAGCTTTAAGTCTggttgtcataaaaatgtactTGATCAACTTCAACTTTTGTGGGTTTTCGTATACTGGCCATCAATGTAATGGAAGGAACCAGTTCAACCAcgataataaatatattgttgAATTAATACCTCTCGAAAAATGTCCAGACTAGGCTATATTCCTCTTTGAGACTGCAAAATCTTTTCATATAGCTCTCATATTGGATGTCATTAGATCATAGCTAGTCAACtggtggcccgtgggccaaatCCAGCCCGGAAATGACATCAAACTGTTCAGTACAAAACATGGGAGTGgccaacatttttgcagcaggttcctAAAAACACCGGAGTGCTGTCATACTCTATAGAGAacctttgactagcgtttctgGGAGAAGGTTCTTAAAAGCAGCTGACTGCTCCTGTCACAGAGGATTTTTGACTCGCACTTGTTGTACTGACATTatagacaaaataagaatacCATAGACGAAGAAGTCGGCAGTCCCCCACCTACTTACCTTTCGGAAAATGTGACCTCCAGAACAGTTTAGTGAATTACAATTATGTATAATGAATGACCATGCAtaacattgtgcaggtgtacctaataaagtgatgaatttaattacaaaaacaacaaaggcgTTAAGAATAAGTAATAAAGTGATTCCTAGTTAaggggatagttcagatttttttacacaaagttgttgttcaaaagattaaaatatttggatcacaaaaatgccttctcaaaaaactcaaaccttacaaaacgctcggcgttatatctgtctcccgccgtatctcTGCGCACtatcgcctgtgcattcatatgaatgtgacgaagacctCGCATCTTCTTtccctgtggaacacatacgtaaacaatatggccgcggcgctccgtcgcgaaAGTCGATGCAAGCGTCTccgtcacatacacacacaggcgACAGCGCTCAGGGATTTttctgagaaggcatttttgtcatgcaaatgtattactcttttgaacacatattgttttgagaagccaaactctttaattAATTGTCcacagcaactaagtggaactatgttcttcatcacggaaatctgaccagaacttgatttaggagaccaagtggggcataagtcgctgttattggactacaatgctgatggggatgtcatacaatttcatgtcaaaaaatctgaactatccctttaatatatATAACCTGAATGTGAATATTACTTCATAACATTAATGTATGTTTTaatacagtggttctcaaccctTTTCTTTTCCAGTGAAGTACCACCTgtggaatattttttaaatgtataaaatttatttaatatcgtttttttctggatttttctGTACATTCTGTATGTCTCACAATAAACATATCATAAACGTTCTGCGcggttcatatctttgtaagggggtaaatttacaaaatcagcaaTGGATCAAATACCTATTTTCccaaatgtatatacagtatttatctgCTAATTTACTAGTATCACCATTTGAGAACGACAGTTTGAATGCCTCTGCGTCTAGTGTCGTCATTCATTACGCGGAAAATTATGTGTTAGCCAAGGACACTAGCTTTACAATACGTTCTAggtccacttccgtattatgccctgcgcaggtttggccgccatgatggtgagcagaatacagaaacattgcattgtaaacatgtcctcggcacactgctcagccatttatttatttattaaaggtaatttgtttctctgggtgattagtcAGTGATGATAATGATTTAGGCtatagtctatcaaatgtattaacaatgccattactgaaataaatgctgcattgtgtaaatacttccagttaattatccacatagttattattattttaaatgttgatTGTCAAGCGTTGGTAATACTGTTAggtaagaaaaaagtcaaataaaaaaggaattcaTGTTTATGCTCAGGTGTTTATTGACATCTACATGTAGGACATAttctgcagtataatggatttttacacacatatactgtatatatacatataaattgtatatacatataatttcattgtgttcagtaaataacattctACCATTTTACCAAACTGTACGCACAGCgtctaactttattttatactcagctcagagctaTTGAATATTGTACACTATTGTCCACCTAGTCCCGCCTACCTGTCTTGCTCACTACCATGGCTGAGTTTATGCGCTATCGGGTACTAAACTCTGTTCCATTAATTTCCAGGGAAATTCATATCCATTTAAACTCTAGTGTCCTTGGTGTTTCTGTCATGATGACGTAAATGACTGTCATTTATCCAAACCAATCAGAACGAAGCATTCTACTATTACATATTTCCGGAACTCCCCGtccttctctctctctgtcgGATTTCCGAGCGTGACCGACGTTTCGTGTCTGTTCAGACTTAAAGTAAGTCAAAattggaattatttgtcttgtATACGCCTGCTAGTGACATATTAATAGTTACACGTAGCACATACCACCTGCGATTGCACGTAATGCTCGCTGAATAAAAGGCTTACCGGGCACGATGAAGGTTCGTGTCGGAGAACTGGGACGACAGGCTGCCGCCATGCGGCTGCTCTGACCGCACGAATGTTGACATATTTCTCAATTTTCCTCAACCCAGTTATGTTCACTTCTGTTCCAGACAATGCACCAGTCTTCATTGGTTTACTTGTCGCCCTACTTCACAGCATtgctgttttgaaggcgacTGATGAAGTTAGCCAAGCTAAGCTAGCAACGTAACGACAACATTGCTAATTATGCGCATGCGTGATTAACTGGTCTTTCTTGTTAGCATTTGATAGAGGCACAGCACTCATCACTACTCCAAGTGGTCAGACTGCAAGTCTGCTTGACGTGGAGGCCAAAACctctaggtttttttttttaacctgcatGCGTAGAGGCAAaaaaaccttgtttttttttttagtttttttttttttaacctgcatTTGCAACACCCATACCTGTCTGTACTATAATGCCACTTTTTTGATGACGATTGAAGTCTTATTTAAAACATGCCAAAATAGtaacaaaataatgttgcacttaaatgtagcagatgttattattgatggtttaaaagaacagattgaactTGGGGATTTTATGATATTGTCAGTGGACATCCGCCATCAGTATTAAGTCTTCATAATTTTGATTATAAAAAAACTGGAATATTCTGTGTTCAAGATTTTGTTCTATTGTTTGTGTCCTGCATTTTTGTCCACAGAATGCGTTACGTGGCCGCTTACCTGCTAGCTGTGCTCGGTGGGAACACCAGCCCCTCGGCCAAGGACATCAAGGCCATTTTAGGCAGTGTAGGGATTGAGGCTGATGATGAACGCTTAAACAAGGTagctgattttattttatttttattatgatttaaGTAAACCCTACTGGAATGTTTGTAACCTGGGTTGTATTTCTGTACAGGTTATTAGTGAGCTGGAAGGGAAAAACATCAATGAAGTGATGAACTCAGGTTAATGCTGTTTACATTAAAACAAATTCAGATGTTGGGGTGCAACATGAAATACTAGTTTGCTGTCCCCTGCAGGCCTCTCCAAGTTAGCCTCCGTaccagcaggtggcgctgtGGCTGCTCCTGCTGCATCAGGCGGGGCTGCAAGTGCAGGGGCTGCACCTGCTGCTGGTATGCACAATGCTAACTGACTGTCACACATATGTTGTAATTGTCACGCAATCACATTGAATTGAGGACGTATTTTCATCTTCTTCCT from Dunckerocampus dactyliophorus isolate RoL2022-P2 chromosome 8, RoL_Ddac_1.1, whole genome shotgun sequence encodes:
- the rplp2 gene encoding 60S acidic ribosomal protein P2, producing MRYVAAYLLAVLGGNTSPSAKDIKAILGSVGIEADDERLNKVISELEGKNINEVMNSGLSKLASVPAGGAVAAPAASGGAASAGAAPAAVEEKKEEKKEESEESDEDMGFGLFD